From Slackia heliotrinireducens DSM 20476:
CGACAACGCCTTTATTAAGAACGCAACAAGTTTCGATGATACGTATTTACTTCGTCATACGGAATATGCGCCGCAAATTACAATTGATAAGGTCTTTTGTTTAGACCCGTTTGAGGCTTCGAAGTATTTCAGCGATGACGATGATAGGATTTGCATGCAAACAGGCGATCCCACAGCATGGCATCTTCGTTCATTCAGCAGGGATGTCGACAGCTATGCCTTCAAAGTGAGCGCGCAAGGTCATGTTGACTGGCGCGGATACACTGCAGTGGCTAATTTTGGAATCAGGCCCGCAGTCTGGATTAAGCTTCCTTAAATCTCGTTTCACTCGCTGTTAAAGTGTTGTTAGAGTCAGGCGTTTACCGCTGGTTGAATATGCCCGACTCTAACAACGGTAGTTACATCGCTTTTTCGCCTGCAGCTTCACTGGGGTCTTCTTCCTGCTCGGCATAAAAGCGCCTATATCGCGACAAGGTAAGCTTCCCTAAGGTATGAACTATTTGGAAGGTTCGATATCCTGTCCGTCACTACACTCTTGAAAATCGCTAACTCAGTGTTGCTTTTCACCTGCTTGATTGGCGTTGCTAAGAATTCCGAGAACAGCATGTATTTGAACGTTACAGTTATAGGGCCATATGAGATTGACTCGCCATCTTCATGCGTGCTTATCCTCGAATTGTTATGCGACAGGAATATCACTGTAAGCGTCCAGTCGCCTTGACCATATGCGGCTTCCAGCTTCTTAGCCGAAGCGGAATTATCCGGTTTAATAAATTGATGTGACCGTCTATGTAAACGTCAGACAAGCTTCCGCCATGTGGTTCAAATGCAATGACATTTCGTGCTTCGACGTCGATACACTCAACGTCCCCAAATTTTTAAGTTGAAAGATTAGTTTCGTTTACGGACGATCCGATTCCTGCAATTCTGTATTGGTCTTCACGGTATTGAATCGATACAGCATAATCTACAGCACGCTGCTCGAATGTGCCACCTGTTGCCGTGTTTGCAGCTGCCACATTCGCAAGGTACCGGTCAATTGTTTCCTCCGTTGGCTTTGGCATCTTGGCCGGTTCCGTTACCGTCATTTGTTGATGGCGAACCATTAATGCTCTTATTAGGCGCGCTACGTACTTTCGCGTCGGATAAGCGAGCTTTCCGAGTACTTCGAAAATCTCCATCATCCTGTATGGCCCGTCGCCTAGCTCCCTATTAGGACGATTGTATTTAGATTTCGCCCAAGACCAATCAAGGGAATACACCGATTTAGCATTGTTTAGATATGGCTCATTTGCGTTTGCTTCATATTCTTCCCATAGTCTGTTCAACCCCCCGCCGCGTGGCGAGAACTCATAGATTACTTCACCAGGTAGTTTGTCGAATTTCTTTACTGTAGATAGCTCGAAATGCAAGATTACGCGATGCGGGTCAAAGGAGATTTCAAACAGCCTCTCCAGGTCGTCAGCTATGACTGTGTCTACGTCAAGCCGCGCAAGGGCTGTGCTTAGTGTTTCAATCGCTTCTTGCTCCGTGTCGTTGCCATAGAACCGGTTAGCGTAATCTGCATCGGAATCGTACATTTCTTCGATGTCGTTCTTCGTGAAGCTATCGTTTGAACTCTTGTAACCCATGCTCATTGCAACGGACTCAATTACGTTCCATGGGTATTGATCGAGTCCCACAACCGACGATATCCTTCCGTAGCTCAGGCTGCACGTGCCCCTTAGTCGCGATATAAGCGCCGCATTCTCTAATACCTCTACTGCTTCTGGGCGTGATAGGTAATACGAGTTCTCAAGCTTGTCTACACAGGTAAAGTATTTCTGAGCAAGGTTTCCAAGCTCTGGAATTCCTGCAAGTGTCAGCATCACGCTCTTTTTCAGTGTTGGCGTTGCTTCGCCGCCATCCATCCACAGTCGCCATGCCTCGGTTAGCTCATCATGCGCTTCTGTATCGGTAAGCCCTTGCGGCTGGCAAATACTCGTGACTATAGACGCGAGTTGTCGTTCTTCGCGTCCGCAGCCTTGAACAGCCACGGTTCGGCTTCTTTGAGCGCGTTCACGTCGCCGTCGTGCTCGGAAAGGAGCGCCTTAGCAGCTGTCACGTTACGAGCGCCCGCAAGCCGAAGCTCGCAAGCAACGCGTTCGTCTGCGCTCTGCTGCTTCAGCTCGGCGATCTCAGCGGTGAGCTTCTCAGCGGATTCCTTTGTCTCGGCAGCCTTCGCGATCTGAGCCTCGAGCTCTGCAATCTTCGCGTCGCGCTGCTTGATTGCCGCCTGGTAAGCGCCGTCGGCTGCGTGCTTGCCTTGCGCTGCGCCACCGTTGTCGTTCACGACAGGGTTGCCGTCACCGTCTGTCTTCGCGTGCTTGCCTACGCCCGCGTCCGCCTGCTGGGTTTGCCCCGCTTGCTGTTGCTGTTGCGCGTCCGCCTGCCCCGACGTTTGCTGCTGCGCCGCTGCCTGCGTCCCGCCATCGTACTCACGAGCCATTTCAAACCGCCTCTCCGTAATCGGGGGCGGCAAGCTTAGACCGCCCGTGTTACCTGATGCGGTAAATCTATTCGGCTGTCACAAGGTGTCTTCACATCGCTTTTATGCGTTCCAATATGCTCATACACACGGCGCAGAATGCTGATTTGATTTCCATGCTGCGCGTATAATTGAATTTGTTACGAGTTCTTTGGAAAAGGGGTAGCAATGGGACTGTTCTCAAAGCTGTTTTCAAAAAAACCTGCGTCACAGCCGCAGGTTGTAGTTTCGCAAAAGACGATCTCTCAAAACCCGAGCAAGCAGGCAAGCAAGCCCGCAAAGCTCCATCCTAAAGGAAAGCCCGATGCTGAAGGCCTCTATCCTGGCGATATTGCCATGCTGAATATTGCGGATTCGCTCATAGTCGGCTCTGAACGCTTTCCTGAAAGCTTGTCAGCATATGGCGTAACGAACCCGAAAAAGACGCTAGACAACTTGCAGTACAAGGGCTTCGTCGCGGTTGGCGATGCAAAGAGCGCCCTATCCAGCATGAAAGCTGGCGAGCTCAAGGAGATTGCAAAGATTCTAGGCGCGAAGCAGAGCGGCAAAAAAGCGGATATCATAGCGGCCATATCCGAAGCTGATGATGGCAGACTCGAAGGTCTCGTTTCGGCGCGTATGTGGCGTCTTACCGAGTCGGGAAGCGCTGCTGTATCTCGGAATGCGTACGTTGGCTTCATGATGGCTGACCACGGCTATGACACATCATTTGTTGACTTTTGGAAAATGAGCGAGATATGTTTAGCTCATCCGCAAATGCAGTACAGAGACATCTTCTACCATCAGCTCGATGATAAGAAGAACGCACTTTCCTTGGAAATTGTTACAACAACGGCTTCACTTGCGAAAGTTAAGAACATTTCACCAGATGCACTGCGGAAGAAAAACAATCTGTTCTATACCACAGCAGAGTTCTGCGAATGCTTGAGATCCATGGCTCTATTCGTCGAAGAAGAAGGTTCTTCGTACATAAATGCCTCAGACCTCTATTTCCAATACCTCTTCGAGAGAATTAACGTTCATGCCGGCTTGGGAATGGCCAACGACGCTAGGCTGATATACGGAAGGGACAAGATATCCAGAAATCAGCTGAGCACCTATCTCTCGGATTTCTATCGTGATTGCAGTGTTGGGGATTTCGCCGCGAAGGAAGTAATGCGCATTAAAGAAAAGGCCGGCATAAGCGACGATGACTTTAGAGAAGCCCTAATTAGGTCATTTAACCGTGCCGAACACGGCGGCTTTATGTCGCCTATCGAGGCCGCAGACTTCGTGATTCTCGAGCTTTCTGGCGAAAATCAAAAGGCTGAAGCTCTCTGCCGCAAAGTCGGGAAGAAGGCCCTTACGGCAATGGGTATGAAATGCTAGTTGCGGCGTTACCGCTCCTGAATTAGTTCTGTGCCGCCCGGTCGTGGTTGCTGGCACGCCACGGCGCTAATGTTGTCGAGGCTTGCCCTCCCTCGCGCCCCGCAGCAGGGCCCGAGGCGCTACCGTATTAGGGTCGCGCGTGCGGGGATGCCGCCAGCCTGCTCGCCGTGTGGACTTGGGGCGCGGGAATTGGGGGGCGGGCCGAAATGGTCTAGGTTAGAGATGGGGAAGGGCACTGTGAAAGAGAAATAGGGTAGGAGCGAGTGGTTGCGGCGGCGATGATTGTCATCGAATCCGCATCGGTTCCGTTTACGCGCCCGCAAACTTTCAATACGCATTCTCATAGATGGTCTTGCTGCCAAGAATGGTACAGTTGAGCTTACGAAAAATGATGAAGTACCTGTTGAATATTGACTTTGTATTTCGGCAAGACCATCGCTAGAGGAGGCGAAAGCCAAGGTGGCATATCAGCACGACTACTATAGAGGTTCGATCGTCCATCATTTCGGCGGATACAACCAGCAAGAGATTTGCGCCAACTGCGTGCGATGGAAAAAGAAAGGTGGATGCGCTGCGAGAACTAGGTTTGCATCGCCTATAGGCCACTGCGATCTATTTCAGTTTAAAAAGTACGCCAACTATCGCTTGGATGGTCATGGGGGTGTCGAGTACACGCCTGAGTATCAGGAGTATTTGGAAAAGAAGAAAGAGAAGTCCAAAAAGAAGGCACCCAAAGTCAAAAAGAGCAAGTTGCCAAAGCAGAAGCCCGAAAAGAAAAACAAAGGGCCGTTGGATGTTCTTAAGGCTGCGAATCTCGAGTACATCGATAAGCGTGATGTCGGGGGAGCCTTATGGGTTGTTGGCGGTAAAGAAATAGGAAGCGAGCTCAGTAAGTTATCTCGATACGGGTTGTCTTTTCATTACAAGAAAGGCGGCGGTAAAACAACCGGTGGCAGATCCGCATGGTGGAGTAAGTAAAATCATTGCGAAATGAAGCAGCATTGGGGAAGAGGCGTTCTGACTATCTTCCCCAATGCTGTTTAAGCTATGCGGGTGAGACGGATGTACCTACATAGGCGCAGTAGGTCAGGATGCTGACTAGTTCAAACAATAAGTCTTTGCCGTCTGACGTTAGGTACAAATTGCCGCAAGAAGTAACGATTGGGCTAATGTTTCCTGCCCAAGGGGTGGGGGTTTCGGGATTGTTGATGTCATAAATAGCATCGGATGGCAAAACCTGAGAAAGCCCATCCCTGATGAGGTTTATCTGTCGTGCCGTCTCCAGGGCATCTTTGACGGAACTGGGACTGGCGTTGGTCACTTCGCCAAGATAATGATCGTTGGTGTCGGAATGAGCTTCTTCGTTGTCGGTTAGATTGGCAGCAGGCTCAGGCGACGCAGTACTGAGGCATGCTCGAGGATAGGTTGGTTTAGGTCGTTTAACAATTTACCAAGCTTCAGATACCCTATACTCAACCCACAAAGCTTAGTTCCGTTGCTGGCCGACGATTAGGGCCAATAGTGCTATTTCTCTTTTGGATTGTCGATAAGTGCTCTCTTGCTGCCATGCTCGATCCATCCGTTGCAAGAGGCGTGCACAATTACCAATCGTGACATGCGGTCTTAGAACAGTTCGGGCTGCTCTTCGTGACATAGCTCACAATCAGGAATCGTGTCGGGGATGCCGGGGCGGTGCAGTAGCTGCATGCCATCGAATTCGCATTCGTGGTCATAATCGATATGGTTTACCACTGCACTTTTTCTCAGTGGCTTGCCGCAACACGCACATTTGTTGTTGTCTCGTTTAATGAGCCATTGCTTAACGTACTCGTTTTTCGGAATTCCTCTTGCAAACAACTGCCAGGCATGACTATCATCATGTTTCGTTCGTGCATAATCGGGCGAGTTGGTTGGCATTGCTATGGACGATTTGCTCGCGCAGAACTTCGGAACAACAAGTCTATGTACGTGAGGCCGATCTTCGTCCAAATGCAATACCAGACAGACGGTGTGATTGAAGAAGAGTTCGTCTTTGAGGGAAATTGCCCATTCAGCAGCCGCCTCTCTGAGCAGATCCATCCTGCCTTCAAGCGTGCTGTTGGGAATCAATTCCTCTGGAACAGTCTGGTCATCTGGGAATAACCAGAGTATCTCCCAACGCGTAGCGTTCCAGGCGTATTTCAATATGGTTTGATATGTGTCATTACGAACAGGCTCGTCTTCCCAGTTTGAAACGATGCTCCAGCCTGTTTCGGAATGAATTGCCGCAAGGTTGTACTCTGTGAACTCGTTTAGATAGGACACTCCATTGTTGTGTCGGAGCAGATATCCAATATGGTTCGTTAAGTGCGAACGGCTTTTTATGGGGCCACCACCGTCTATCTCACAAGATTGAAAAACGCTATCGCAAAAAGTGCTGTCATCCATGCTCAACGGCTGTCCTGAATCGTGTACTTGCAGACTTAAAGCAATGTCTATTCTATATTTAGCTTGGAAGCGTTTCCAATAGAACTCAATGCTAGAATGGGATTCGTTGCGTCTGTTGGATTCAGGTTCAGAGCAGATACACGTGAGATCCAAGAGCCAAGTAAGAGGAGCTAGAATGAAGGATCGCTATTCAGTAACCAATTACTCGGTTCAGAGCATCTTAGGGCTTATCGAGTCGGAGGATATTGCTATTCCTGAAATTCAGAGGCCGTTTGTCTGGAGCAGCACAAAAGTTCGCGATCTTGTGGATTCGCTTTATCATGGATACCCAACCGGCTACCTCATTACCTGGAAAAACCCAGACGTAAAGGTCAAGGGTGGCGGGACGTCTGAGGGAAAGACGGTTCTTATTGACGGCCAGCAGCGAGTTACTGCGTTGATGGCGGCGCTTGCGGGTCTAAAGGTTTTGAACGACGACTACGAATCCAAGCGTATAAAGATCGCGTTCAATCCTCTCTACGAAGGTGAGGACACGCCGTTTGCGGTGCTGACGCCGATTATCGAAAAGGATAGTAAGTGGGTTTCCGACATTGCTACATTCTTCTCAAAAGATTTCAGCACATTCAGGTTCATTAACGATTACTGTGGGAAGAATCCCGAGTGCGACCCCGATTTGCTCGATGCAAAACTCACAGATATCAGGGCTATTGCAACCAGGCAGCTTGGATGCATCGTTATTGATGCAGACTGCACCATTGATGAAGTTACCGACATTTTCATTCGCATCAACTCCAAGGGTGCCGTTTTGTCCCAAGCGGACTTTGCCATGTCTAAGATTGCAGCTGATGAGGCCCATGGCGGATCGATGCTCCGTAAGGCGATTGACTACTACTGTCATCTTGCTGTGAAGCCAGAATTCTGGTCGATCGTCTCCGATCGAGATCCTGAATACATGGCTAGCGAATACGCGCAGAAAGCCGAGTGGCTGAAGAGCGATCACGACAATATATACGACCCTGACTATAACGACGTTTTGCGTGTGGCATTCATGCATGAGTTCGGGCGAGGAAAGTTGCCGGACTTGGTTGCTCTCCTTTCAGGACGTGACTTTGAAGCACGAGATTATAAGGGAGAAATAGCTGACGAGTCTTTTGAACGCCTGAAAGCGGGCGTGCTCCGATTCATGGATCGTAATAATTTTCAGGACTTCGTGCTTTCGCTCCGTTCTGCGGGCTTCATTTCGCCTCAAATAATCTATTCAAAGGGTGCGGTCAATTTCGCCTACAACCTCTATCTAACGTTGCGAAGGAATAAGGACATCCCGTCGACGGACGTAAAGCGTTGGGTGCAGCGCTGGTATGTCATGTCGGTGCTTACGGGCCGTTATTCGGGGTCTTCGGAAACAGTGATGGATCGCGATATCCGCATGATTGCTGAACAGGGTTTCTTTACGGTATACGAGAACGTAGTCGCTGCAAGGCTATCTGATACGTTCTGGCAAGTAGAGCTTCCGCAGAAGCTTGAAACAACGAGTACTCGTACGGGTGCATGGCTTGTTTACGTGGCAAGTCAAGTAAAAGAAGCGGCGAACACATTGTTCTCCGGTGGAGTCAAGGTTTCAGACGTGGTGGCTACTATCGGCGACATCCATCATATATTTCCGCGGAATTATCTCAAGAAAGAGATCAATGCTCCGCAGAGCCTTTATAACCAGGTGGCGAATTACGCTTACCTTGAGAAGCGCATCAATATTAAGATTGCTGACCGCAAGCCTGGCGAATACTTCACTGAGGCAAAAAACGCTTGCTTATCAGGGTCTGAATACTTTGGGGACTTAACGGATAGCGACTCATTGATGACGAACCTTACAGATAACTGCATTCCGGAGGGAATCTTTGGCATGGGCGCAGAAGATTACGAGGCATTCCTTGCTGCGCGTAGGCGTCTGATGGCAAAGAAAATAGAAGCGTATTTCAAAGGACTGTAATTTCCTCGGAGAACCTGCGTTGTTAAGTCTTAAAAGAGAAGTGTCCACTGGGGTTGAAGGCCTATTCAATGCTCTTTGGCAAGCAATTAAGCTGATCAGAGTAACAGGGGTGCTGGCGGATTCAATAGATACAGGTGGTCTTCCGGCAATAGCAATTGCACCATCCCTATTGATTTGACGGCCTTTCTGATGGCTGCGTAAGTTAACGATTCTGACTACCCTTATCTTACCATGGGCGTCATTTCGGCGCGTTATTGATCGAACATGCAGTGAAATTAGCCTTATGGGCGAACTCGCCAAAGGTGTCGGCCTATGTTATTTAATTTGAGCGTGTTGGGCCGCAAGACATTCGAACTCATCACCATAGCTTACCTGACCGTGTTCTATATGGGCAGTGGCGATGTCCGCTACGACATCGTGGTGTGCTCATCATCGACGAGGGTGGGGTGCTCATCCTCCACTCTATCAACGCGATTGCGCCGTCGGCGAAAGACTTCGCTCCAGGGTTTGATAACCTGGGGCTTCATTATGTTCCTATCTAAGGCGCTTGATCTCAGACCCTTGCTAACCGAGTCTCAGAGCTTTCGGTAGCAGCTTGTCCAATTCGTCATCAGTGAAGAATTGCTCCTCATCGTTTTTCAATGCGACTCGTGTCGCTCTGTACGCTCGCGGCGTTGTTTTCGGAGTGCTGCTATAAACACCGCTGGTTTCCAGCAATAATGCATCTCTGGCCTGGCGTACGTCTTGGTCCGTAAGAATGTCGAAATCCGTAATCAATGAAATGTACTTCTCGCGGATCAACCAAATCTGGTTTGCTGCCTCTGTATGGGAGTTTGCTTTAGCCGTGAAATTCTTTTCCTTGTCAAACGCGCTGATGAGGGCAAGAACCGCTGAGGCAACAACGGCAATCCAAAGTTGTACCTTCCCGTCAGAAACGAGAAGACTCATTACCGAACAGGTTGACACTACGGACAACACAAGCTGAAGCCAGCTGATCGCTTTTTCGCCAATGGCGTAAAACGCGGCGTCTTTGTTGTGGCAGGTGTATGTGTAGGTCA
This genomic window contains:
- a CDS encoding Imm70 family immunity protein, with translation MTNASPSSVKDALETARQINLIRDGLSQVLPSDAIYDINNPETPTPWAGNISPIVTSCGNLYLTSDGKDLLFELVSILTYCAYVGTSVSPA
- a CDS encoding SAP domain-containing protein — its product is MGLFSKLFSKKPASQPQVVVSQKTISQNPSKQASKPAKLHPKGKPDAEGLYPGDIAMLNIADSLIVGSERFPESLSAYGVTNPKKTLDNLQYKGFVAVGDAKSALSSMKAGELKEIAKILGAKQSGKKADIIAAISEADDGRLEGLVSARMWRLTESGSAAVSRNAYVGFMMADHGYDTSFVDFWKMSEICLAHPQMQYRDIFYHQLDDKKNALSLEIVTTTASLAKVKNISPDALRKKNNLFYTTAEFCECLRSMALFVEEEGSSYINASDLYFQYLFERINVHAGLGMANDARLIYGRDKISRNQLSTYLSDFYRDCSVGDFAAKEVMRIKEKAGISDDDFREALIRSFNRAEHGGFMSPIEAADFVILELSGENQKAEALCRKVGKKALTAMGMKC
- a CDS encoding SLATT domain-containing protein, which codes for MAHDSQDYREALKNQIRDEYGRLTYTYTCHNKDAAFYAIGEKAISWLQLVLSVVSTCSVMSLLVSDGKVQLWIAVVASAVLALISAFDKEKNFTAKANSHTEAANQIWLIREKYISLITDFDILTDQDVRQARDALLLETSGVYSSTPKTTPRAYRATRVALKNDEEQFFTDDELDKLLPKALRLG
- a CDS encoding GmrSD restriction endonuclease domain-containing protein, with the translated sequence MKDRYSVTNYSVQSILGLIESEDIAIPEIQRPFVWSSTKVRDLVDSLYHGYPTGYLITWKNPDVKVKGGGTSEGKTVLIDGQQRVTALMAALAGLKVLNDDYESKRIKIAFNPLYEGEDTPFAVLTPIIEKDSKWVSDIATFFSKDFSTFRFINDYCGKNPECDPDLLDAKLTDIRAIATRQLGCIVIDADCTIDEVTDIFIRINSKGAVLSQADFAMSKIAADEAHGGSMLRKAIDYYCHLAVKPEFWSIVSDRDPEYMASEYAQKAEWLKSDHDNIYDPDYNDVLRVAFMHEFGRGKLPDLVALLSGRDFEARDYKGEIADESFERLKAGVLRFMDRNNFQDFVLSLRSAGFISPQIIYSKGAVNFAYNLYLTLRRNKDIPSTDVKRWVQRWYVMSVLTGRYSGSSETVMDRDIRMIAEQGFFTVYENVVAARLSDTFWQVELPQKLETTSTRTGAWLVYVASQVKEAANTLFSGGVKVSDVVATIGDIHHIFPRNYLKKEINAPQSLYNQVANYAYLEKRINIKIADRKPGEYFTEAKNACLSGSEYFGDLTDSDSLMTNLTDNCIPEGIFGMGAEDYEAFLAARRRLMAKKIEAYFKGL